The DNA segment TGGCTTGATGAAGTAACCCAGACAGGTGTCATTACAGATAATAATATTAATGTATCAGGTGGTGCAGATAATGTGCAATATTATATATCGGGTGATTTCTTGGATCAGAAAGGTGTCGTGAAAGGATATAATTATAAACGTTATTCTTTGCGTATGAATATTGATGCCAATGTCACAAAATGGTTAAAGATAGGTACAAGTTCATATATAGTATCACATAATAGGGATGGAGGTCGTGCCAATTTGTTGAATGCTACAGCAATGAGTCCTTATGCAAAAGAATATAATGATGATGGTTCTTATTGTATATACCCTATGTATAGTGAGCAACTTTGGAGTAATCCTATGTTGAATACTACTACAAATCCTGAACGCCGTCAGTGGAATATTAGTATGAACGGTTATGCCGAAGTTAATTTTGGAAATATTTTAAAACCACTTGAAGGTTTGAGATATAAATTAAATGCAGGATATAGTTATGTTCCTGTAAGAAATAATTTATATCAGGGAGAGTCTGTTAACAATCTTACGGGTTATGCAGAAATTCTAAATAAGGAAACTCAATCAAGAACAATAGAAAATATATTGTCTTACACTCGAGATTTCAGTAAACATCACATTGACTTGACTGCTCTTTATGCATCATCTCGACGTCATTATCAGGAAGATAAAGCAGCTGCAAGTAAGTTTATCAGTGATAACCTAACATGGAACAATCTTGCTGCAGGAGCTACTCCGGCTGTATCATCTTATGCGGATTTGTATACAACAGTATCACAAATGGGGCGTATCAACTATTCTTATGATAGTCGTTATTTGTTTACTTTTACAGTAAGACGTGATGGTTCTTCTGTTTTTGGAAATAATAATAAATATGGAACATTCCCATCAGTAGCATTAGGTTGGAATATTTCTAGAGAAAGTTTTATGAGTAAATGTCAGAATTGGCTTGATAACCTGAAATTGCGCGCTTCTTATGGATTGTCTGGTAATGAGGCTATCGGTGTTTACCAGTCGTTAACAAAGATGGATAGTAATTCTCTTGCAATGGGAGGTGCGTCTCAGACAACTCTTGGTGCAAATACTGCAATGGGAAACTCTGGCCTGTCATGGGAAAAAACAAAAAGTTTTAACGTCGGTATTGATTTTTCTGTGTTAAATGGCGTAATTAGTGGTACTTTTGATGGATATACATCACAGACAACTGATTTGCTGTTGAAACGCAATTTACCTGATATTTCAGGTTATAGAACTGTTTATTCGAATATGGGTAAAACTCAAAATTATGGTATTGAAGCAACCTTGAATACTCATAATATAACGACAAAAGATTTCACATGGAGCAGTACCATCGTTTTCTCATGGAATAAAAACAAAATTAAAGATCTTTATGGGGACGGGAAAGACGATATAGGCAACCGTTGGTTCATTGGCAGTCCAATAGGAGTTATTTATGATTATAAGAAAGTAGGCATCTGGCAAGAAGATGAAATAGCAAGAGGTGATCAGAAAAATTGGGATCCTGTTGCTCAAGCTGGTGATGTCAAACTTGCTGATTTAAATGGAGATCATAAAATTGATGATAATGACCGTACAATCCTAGGACAAACCACTCCTAAATGGATTGGTGGACTTACTAATACTTTTACGTATAAGAACTTTACACTGAATGTATTTATTCAGACAGTACAGGGCTTAATGAAGAATAATACTGAAATTGGTATGGCGGCTGATGAAATGGGACGACGTAATGGTCCTTCTGAAATAGGATATTGGACACCTGAAAATAAGAGTAATGAATGGCGTTCTTTGAGTAAATCATCTAATAAACATGGATATGGATTCCCTTGCGATGCAAACTTTACTCGAATCAAAGATATTACACTAAGTTATAATTTCCCATTGCAGATAGTTTCTAATTTGGGTATTGGTGGTTTGCAACTTTATGTAAGTGGACGTAACTTGGCAACATTTACAAATTGGATAGGATGGGATCCTGAATCTTCTCAATATGGACGCGGTTCTGACAACTGGGAGACGAACTATCCTGCAACACGCAGTTGGGTCTTCGGGATTAATCTTACTTTGTAATTAATGATTATATTAATAAAAATGACTGAAAAATAGAATTATTATGAAAATAAAATATGTTTTTACTTTAGCTGTAGCATTGACTTGTATTATTACTACAACGTCATGCAGTGACAGTTATCTTGATGAGAAAGTTTATTCATCCTATGTACCGGGAAATACAGATATAAAAACAATAGAAGCTCAGTTGGTGGGATTGCACCGTACCTTTGCTTCCATTTGGGGATGGTCTAGTAATCAAGGTTTTGTAGCTTGTTTCCAAACAGGCACAGATGTGGCTTCTGCTGGTGATGAACAAGGAGTTGAAAGACCATTCCATCAATATGCGGAACTGAATAATGAAAATGATGGAGTTAGTTTCTTATGGCAGGAAATGTATGAAATTATTAATAACGCTAATTTGATAGTTTCCGCATTGGGTGAAAACCCTTCTGGGCAACAGATACAAGAAGCTGCTGAAGCACGTTTCTTCAGAGCCTATGCCTATAACATGCTTGTCACACTTTGGGGTGATGTTCCTTTGGTTACATCGTCAACAGCAGTTCCACGTACTGATTATACACGCCAACCGATAACTGATGTTGATAAACAAATAGAAGAGGATCTTAATTATGCTATGGATAATCTTCCTGCTGTTGGGAAAGCTGTCCATGAGAGTCGTGCAAATAAAGATTTCGCAAGAATGCTAGCAGGAGAAGCTTTCCTACGTATGGGTATGCGTGATGCTTCTTATTATAAAAAAGCCGAAACAGCTATAGATCCTGTTATAACGGAAGGGAATTATAAGCTTATTTCTGCTCGTTATGGTAAGTTCTTAGGTGAAGGTGGCGATTATTATCATGATATGTTTCGCTGGGGAAATGAACGCCGCTCTCAAGGCAATACAGAAGGAATATGGACGTTTGAAATGGAATATAACCGTGATGTAATAGGTGGAACTATTGATAATCCTCAACAGCGTAGAATATGGCAACCTGCTCTTCATAAATATTCTGGTATGCAGAATTGTGATTCTCTTGGAGGTCGTGGAAATGGTAGGTTGCGTTTGAGCAATTTCATCAAATATGGCCTGTATGAAAAGGGTGATATAAGAAAT comes from the Xylanibacter oryzae DSM 17970 genome and includes:
- a CDS encoding SusC/RagA family TonB-linked outer membrane protein, with the translated sequence MKNAYLKHTPKKIIFLAVMVTSLGFMPQTARAYQAPQKVSQSMKLKGTVLDRNGEPIIGATVMIKGLKSGTVTDFNGTFTIDNLSKGTLVISYVGYKTKEVSFQGLAPISITLVEDAKSLDEVVVVGYGTQKKSDMTGSVTSISKNRLSKLPVSNVLQAVQGAAAGITITQASSIPGEAPTALVRGRNSINADSGPYVVVDGVPISKAGGSLNDINPNDIESIEILKDASAVAIYGTNGANGVILVTTKRGNSGKPTIRYNAYLGIEDFAHKLEPGSASQVLQRYKDYVAQNAGEKMYNDDVRYENEVDNFKNGHTTDWLDEVTQTGVITDNNINVSGGADNVQYYISGDFLDQKGVVKGYNYKRYSLRMNIDANVTKWLKIGTSSYIVSHNRDGGRANLLNATAMSPYAKEYNDDGSYCIYPMYSEQLWSNPMLNTTTNPERRQWNISMNGYAEVNFGNILKPLEGLRYKLNAGYSYVPVRNNLYQGESVNNLTGYAEILNKETQSRTIENILSYTRDFSKHHIDLTALYASSRRHYQEDKAAASKFISDNLTWNNLAAGATPAVSSYADLYTTVSQMGRINYSYDSRYLFTFTVRRDGSSVFGNNNKYGTFPSVALGWNISRESFMSKCQNWLDNLKLRASYGLSGNEAIGVYQSLTKMDSNSLAMGGASQTTLGANTAMGNSGLSWEKTKSFNVGIDFSVLNGVISGTFDGYTSQTTDLLLKRNLPDISGYRTVYSNMGKTQNYGIEATLNTHNITTKDFTWSSTIVFSWNKNKIKDLYGDGKDDIGNRWFIGSPIGVIYDYKKVGIWQEDEIARGDQKNWDPVAQAGDVKLADLNGDHKIDDNDRTILGQTTPKWIGGLTNTFTYKNFTLNVFIQTVQGLMKNNTEIGMAADEMGRRNGPSEIGYWTPENKSNEWRSLSKSSNKHGYGFPCDANFTRIKDITLSYNFPLQIVSNLGIGGLQLYVSGRNLATFTNWIGWDPESSQYGRGSDNWETNYPATRSWVFGINLTL
- a CDS encoding RagB/SusD family nutrient uptake outer membrane protein; its protein translation is MKIKYVFTLAVALTCIITTTSCSDSYLDEKVYSSYVPGNTDIKTIEAQLVGLHRTFASIWGWSSNQGFVACFQTGTDVASAGDEQGVERPFHQYAELNNENDGVSFLWQEMYEIINNANLIVSALGENPSGQQIQEAAEARFFRAYAYNMLVTLWGDVPLVTSSTAVPRTDYTRQPITDVDKQIEEDLNYAMDNLPAVGKAVHESRANKDFARMLAGEAFLRMGMRDASYYKKAETAIDPVITEGNYKLISARYGKFLGEGGDYYHDMFRWGNERRSQGNTEGIWTFEMEYNRDVIGGTIDNPQQRRIWQPALHKYSGMQNCDSLGGRGNGRLRLSNFIKYGLYEKGDIRNSNYNIRRVFYYNKPGYSEEIGIDKDGFKVDKNSPDAVKKITLKTGDRVIVGRGDSLNVCYPYTTKWGGYDTTDDFGYALVKDWPIMRFAEAYLLRAEARMRQGNNDGAAADINVLRDRAFKDYRIQTGNVSAGKVNASQINIDFILDERARELVGEENRRVTLCRTNTLAERILKNGDVVPAAPESKVITGFQSFNSLLPIPLSIIQLNKDAVITQNEGYGK